One window of the Triticum dicoccoides isolate Atlit2015 ecotype Zavitan chromosome 3B, WEW_v2.0, whole genome shotgun sequence genome contains the following:
- the LOC119278013 gene encoding pentatricopeptide repeat-containing protein At2g36240-like: MAASRRLARKLPSIISKHQRLISPEIETLDETPEISTSPASIPLDPSLPLLPLAVSHLSPPSPLPSLPSAHASSPEALLRLLRRARHHPRLAPLDLHLLLAAAXXXXXXXXXXRLTSLLAARLAASRRLPSLQRLLQLVLSRPCPCVDDSIFACPDLLPTFRKAILAFATSGDIPAASEALASLRRAADSPLPAEFYNIILHALVRLHRHDDAIRFYGEMTSVHRVAPDAYTFNILINSSCRVEGVDAAMRWFEEMRRRSCAPTGVSFNTLMRGFFREARYKEGLKVAHEMLQLGAGLSVASMEILIGGLCRGGDALKAAEVFAEFLVDAVVPEGFDCLDLVESLCHVGRMDKAVEVVGLVLERNRASCLSVPAGVTVLDCLMKAGKLDDVCRLMGRMVGEGIVPDTISCNCIFEALCEAGRTSDANKLRILAKEKGFQADRVTYSMLVQGFGRQGRVKEGETVLDEMLDLGFIPNIVAYNRLLDGLHVRRSLE, encoded by the exons atggccGCCTCGCGCCGCCTGGCGCGGAAGCTCCCCTCCATCATCTCCAAGCACCAGCGCCTCATCTCGCCGGAGATCGAAACCCTAGATGAGACCCCCGAAATCTCCACCTCGCCCGCCTCCATCCCCCTCGACCCCTCCCTGCCGCTCCTCCCGCTCGCCGTCTCCCACCTCTCGCCGCCGAGCCCCCTCCCGTCTCTCCCCTCCGCGCACGCCTCCTCCCCGGAGGCGCTCctccgcctccttcgccgcgcgcGGCACCACCCGCGCCTCGCGCCGCTcgacctccacctcctcctcgcggccgc NNNNNNNNNNNNNNNNNNNNNNNNNNNNNNNCGCCTCACGAGCCTCCTCGCCGCGCGCCTCGCGGCCTCCCGCCGCCTCCCCTCGCTGCAGCGCCTCCTCCAGCTCGTCCTCTCCCGGCCCTGCCCCTGCGTCGACGACTCCATCTTCGCCTGCCccgacctcctccccaccttccGCAAGGCCATCCTCGCCTTCGCCACCTCCGGCGACATCCCCGCGGCGTCcgaggccctcgcctccctccgccGCGCTGCGGACTCGCCCCTCCCCGCGGAGTTCTACAACATCATCCTCCACGCCCTGGTCCGTCTCCACCGCCACGACGAcgccatccgcttctacggcgagatgaCCAGCGTCCACCGCGTCGCCCCGGATGCCTACACCTTCAACATACTCATCAACAGCTCCTGCCGTGTCGAAGGCGTCGATGCCGCCATGCGGTGGTTTGAGGAGATGCGGCGACGGAGCTGTGCGCCGACTGGTGTGAGCTTCAACACTCTTATGCGCGGTTTCTTCAGAGAAGCAAGGTACAAGGAAGGCCTTAAGGTTGCTCACGAGATGCTGCAACTTGGGGCCGGGTTGTCGGTTGCTTCCATGGAGATTTTGATCGGTGGGTTGTGCCGTGGAGGCGACGCTTTGAAGGCAGCAGAGGTGTTTGCGGAGTTTTTGGTGGATGCGGTGGTGCCGGAAGGGTTTGATTGCTTGGATCTGGTTGAATCCCTGTGCCATGTTGGAAGGATGGACAAAGCAGTGGAAGTGGTGGGGTTGGTATTGGAGAGGAACAGGGCATCCTGCTTGAGCGTCCCTGCCGGTGTAACGGTTCTGGACTGCTTGATGAAGGCGGGGAAGCTGGATGATGTGTGCCGGTTGATGGGAAGGATGGTTGGGGAGGGGATTGTACCAGATACCATATCTTGTAACTGTATCTTCGAGGCACTTTGTGAAGCTGGGCGGACTTCTGATGCAAACAAGCTGAGGATTCTGGCTAAGGAGAAGGGTTTTCAGGCTGATCGTGTGACTTATAGCATGCTGGTGCAGGGGTTTGGTAGGCAAGGGAGGGTGAAGGAAGGCGAGACTGTGTTGGATGAGATGCTTGATTTAGGGTTTATACCAAACATTGTGGCTTACAATAGGCTTCTTGATGGCTTACATGTGCGGAGATCTTTGGAATAA